A section of the Chryseobacterium ginsenosidimutans genome encodes:
- a CDS encoding 3-phosphoshikimate 1-carboxyvinyltransferase, with the protein MKLEKSKLIGNKTIQISGSKSISNRLLILESLFKNIQIGNLSNSQDTQLLKKALSENTEIVDIHHAGTAMRFLTSYYSIKEGKTTILTGSKRMKERPIKNLVTALQNLGVEIEYMENEGFPPLKIKGRKITKTTVDVPANISSQFITSLLLIAGKLENGLEINLIGEVTSRSYIEMTLSILTKFGIKNSFVGNKVKVEHFNENNNSSPVNYEVESDWSSASYFYSFAALARETIHLKSFYKESTQGDSAIAKIYENFFGIKTTFTEGEHQLTLQPIENFQFPEKIVLDMNDCPDIAQTLCVTAASLKIPFEISGLGTLRVKETDRLLALYNELKKLGTETEITDLMIKSVSFNDPEDNISIKTYQDHRMAMSFAPFCLMKELNIEDEDVVEKSYPMFWEDLDEILTIK; encoded by the coding sequence ATGAAGCTAGAAAAATCAAAATTAATAGGAAACAAAACCATACAGATCAGCGGTTCGAAAAGTATTTCGAATCGTTTGTTGATTTTAGAAAGTCTGTTTAAAAACATACAAATCGGCAATCTTTCCAATTCTCAGGATACGCAATTGCTGAAAAAAGCTCTTTCGGAAAATACCGAAATTGTAGATATCCACCATGCAGGAACTGCGATGCGATTTCTTACATCTTATTATTCCATAAAGGAGGGAAAAACTACGATCCTTACCGGATCAAAAAGAATGAAAGAAAGACCGATTAAAAATCTGGTTACTGCTTTACAAAATCTGGGAGTTGAAATCGAATACATGGAAAATGAAGGTTTTCCGCCTTTGAAAATTAAGGGAAGAAAAATCACGAAGACAACAGTGGATGTTCCGGCAAATATCTCGAGTCAGTTTATCACTTCTCTCCTATTGATCGCTGGAAAACTAGAGAATGGTTTGGAAATAAATTTGATTGGCGAAGTAACATCAAGGTCTTATATCGAAATGACCTTGAGCATTTTAACTAAATTTGGAATTAAAAACAGTTTTGTTGGAAACAAAGTTAAAGTTGAACATTTTAATGAAAATAATAATTCATCGCCTGTAAACTATGAAGTGGAAAGCGATTGGAGTTCGGCTTCTTATTTTTACTCTTTTGCAGCGTTGGCAAGAGAAACAATTCACCTAAAAAGTTTTTATAAAGAATCAACTCAGGGAGATTCTGCGATTGCAAAAATTTATGAGAATTTCTTCGGAATAAAAACAACTTTCACAGAAGGTGAACATCAATTGACACTTCAACCTATTGAAAACTTTCAGTTTCCTGAAAAGATTGTGTTGGACATGAATGATTGTCCAGACATCGCTCAAACCCTTTGTGTAACGGCTGCATCATTGAAAATTCCGTTTGAGATTTCAGGATTGGGAACTTTGCGGGTAAAAGAAACCGACAGATTGCTGGCTTTATACAACGAATTGAAAAAACTCGGAACAGAAACTGAAATCACAGATTTAATGATCAAATCCGTCAGTTTTAATGATCCGGAGGACAATATTTCTATCAAAACCTATCAGGATCACAGAATGGCCATGAGTTTTGCACCGTTTTGCCTGATGAAAGAATTGAATATTGAAGACGAAGATGTGGTGGAAAAATCTTACCCGATGTTTTGGGAAGATTTGGATGAGATACTTACTATCAAATAA
- a CDS encoding nucleotide pyrophosphohydrolase — protein sequence MEITNLQQQVDEWIKTIGVRYFNELTNMAMLTEEVGEVARIIARRYGEQSEKESDKSKDLGEELADVLFVTLCLANQTGVNLQEAFDKKMKVKTDRDKDRHQNNEKLK from the coding sequence ATGGAAATTACAAATCTACAGCAACAAGTCGATGAATGGATAAAAACGATTGGCGTTCGGTATTTTAATGAACTTACCAATATGGCAATGCTGACAGAAGAAGTTGGTGAAGTCGCTAGAATCATTGCAAGAAGATATGGGGAACAAAGTGAAAAGGAAAGCGACAAAAGCAAAGACTTAGGCGAAGAACTGGCCGATGTTTTGTTTGTAACTTTATGTTTAGCCAATCAAACCGGGGTAAATTTGCAGGAAGCTTTTGACAAAAAAATGAAGGTAAAAACTGATCGCGACAAAGACCGCCATCAGAATAATGAGAAACTTAAATAA